ATCGGCTGAAGCCGGTGCAAAAAACGGCCGTCATTATCCAGCACCAATACTCCGAGGCCGGCATCGCCCGTCAGGTAAATCTTTCCGTCACGATTCACCGCGAATTGGCTGGGATAAAAACCGGCCACCTCCGGAATGTCATCGAGGTTGATTTCCTTTTTTGGAAAAAAAGCTCCATTCAGAATCGTGATGCGATTCGATTTGCTCACTTTATTTTTTACCTGGCCGACATACACGTCGCCGTTGCTCAGTACTGCTCCCGAGATGGGCGCGGCCACCCCCCGACCCCGACCGATGGAGACGCGCGGGAAATAATCCGGGCCATAAACCACGACTCTGGAGGAGCCGACATTGACGATGTATGTCTCTTCAACCACCGGGTCGTAAAAGACCGTGTATGGATATTCCAGAGAGTCTCCTTCATCATCAATCGTGATCTGGGCGATGGGTGTGATCGGCACATTGAATCTTTCGCCGGCAAGACCATTTTCTACCGTAAGTGAGACGAGCAGAAGAGCGCACCAGAGTGCCTTCGCCAGAAACGAACGTTTTCTTTTTATGGATCGAGCATTGGTCATGAAGATAGGACTCGCTATTTTCCAGGCTCCGCAGCGACAAAATCGAGACATCGTCTTGTTTATTCGATTGCAGCCAATCCGAAAGGTCTGGCTCCGAGGGACACTCTGCCGAGAAACTGATTGGCGTTGGCATCTACGATGGAGAAAGCCCCCCTTCCCTCGTCCGTGATATAGACCCGGCGATAAAATTCGTTGAAGACCATCTCTTTCGGGCGACCCAGATCGGGAATCTCCTGAAAGACGCTCAGTTGGCCGGGAACCAGAACCGATAGGGATCCGCTCCGGTAATTACTGACATAAACCTGGTCGTCGGTCGCCAGAATGCGCATGGGGGCAAAACCCACCGTCAGCTGGCTTTGATCTTCCCGGTTTTCGAGATCGGTCATCGAGACCGTGCTATCCCTCTCTTCAGCGACCAGCAGGAAGTTCTCCGAGGCAGCGAGTCCTTGAGGATTGCTGCCGGTCGGAATTGTCATCTTCACCGAAAGGGTGACGGGATCGAGCAGCAGGACATCCTGGGAAAGGGACAACGAAACCGCCAGGAGATCCTGCTCTTCAAGATAACCCGCATAGCTCGGCCGGTAGTCGAGATGAACACGGGCGACGCTTTGTCCCGTCGTCAGGTCAAGGGCATCGAGGAAGCCCCCTTCCTCATCGAGCAGATACGCTCTGTGGCCATCCGGGCTGATGGTCATGAACGTCGGGGAATCGCTGGGGGATGCCCTGAAGGAATCAACAACCTTCTGATTGGCCAGATCCACGACCTTGATGCTTCTTTCGCGGGAAGCCAGCACGTAAAGAAGTTGCCGGGAACGATTCGGGTCGATCGCCAGGTAGGTCGGCCCCCCCCCGAGGCCGAAGGAATCGACCACCCAATTCTTGTCGGCCCGAACGACAAAAATCGTGTCGATGTTTGGACAAGATACGTAAACGAGACCGACGAGCAATTGAGCTGTCGGCGGATTGACAACCAGCGCCGGGGTCAGGGTGTTATCATTCCGGATGGAACTCTCCACGTCCCAGGATATGAGCAGGGAACGTCTGTCCGTGCCATTCAGGTCCATGTTTTCAGAAATGGGCACTTCCACGGCAAAGGGAT
The genomic region above belongs to Desulfuromonas sp. TF and contains:
- a CDS encoding YncE family protein; protein product: MNCCAAISEIFRVRALWVLSFLLLPLFWGCSAPKENFTAELFELEGYSQDIPRISCFLTLKEPHGPDLRLEVASIEVLGDGLWLPLTRGPLTLDSATISSGQIYLGATSAPPGNYSRMRFMITKGELGAADGNYAVVTNDPFAVEVPISENMDLNGTDRRSLLISWDVESSIRNDNTLTPALVVNPPTAQLLVGLVYVSCPNIDTIFVVRADKNWVVDSFGLGGGPTYLAIDPNRSRQLLYVLASRERSIKVVDLANQKVVDSFRASPSDSPTFMTISPDGHRAYLLDEEGGFLDALDLTTGQSVARVHLDYRPSYAGYLEEQDLLAVSLSLSQDVLLLDPVTLSVKMTIPTGSNPQGLAASENFLLVAEERDSTVSMTDLENREDQSQLTVGFAPMRILATDDQVYVSNYRSGSLSVLVPGQLSVFQEIPDLGRPKEMVFNEFYRRVYITDEGRGAFSIVDANANQFLGRVSLGARPFGLAAIE